In Opitutus sp., one genomic interval encodes:
- a CDS encoding glycosyltransferase family 4 protein, translating into MLGAADHQADWKSALPPADAPVIAYLFTTFPKATETFLQREVTGLQALGVNLRLYSMWGGGGTFNGQHVTRFPKWKLLSLAVWLPWLGLRHPSVLGELLRGVCSHRPRSTLNLFENLLGLGFGLIHASQFRKNRPAHIHAVWGGAPAASAWLLSRLDGHEYSGAGHAYDLYQHGGDGWLRQKLAPALWIHTSTDMGRRTLLEKGLTDGKIHVIRRGLTTLPPLKSLRSERSSTPLRLLCVARLVPKKGLDHQLRIYAALKAAGVPFEARIAGEGPLRTALENQTRAAGLTAQVTFLGHRPQADIAAQLAWADVLLHTGVVAADGDRDGLPNVIPEAMSAGVLVVTSPAAATTEAITDGLTGRVCPFDEPARWVEALSALRHDGNNANARSAAQMQLAARAWVEANFDAHKNAARLAALYRELTAGH; encoded by the coding sequence CTGCTCGGGGCAGCCGATCACCAAGCAGACTGGAAGTCTGCGCTACCTCCAGCCGATGCGCCCGTCATAGCCTACCTTTTCACCACGTTCCCGAAAGCCACGGAAACGTTCCTCCAGCGCGAGGTGACCGGCCTGCAGGCGCTCGGCGTCAACCTGCGGCTCTACTCGATGTGGGGCGGAGGCGGCACGTTTAACGGCCAGCACGTGACCCGTTTCCCTAAGTGGAAACTCCTCTCGCTCGCCGTGTGGTTACCCTGGCTGGGCCTGCGGCACCCGAGCGTACTCGGCGAACTTTTACGCGGAGTCTGTAGCCATCGCCCGCGGTCGACCCTCAACTTGTTTGAGAACCTGCTCGGGCTCGGCTTCGGGCTCATCCACGCATCCCAGTTCCGTAAAAACCGCCCGGCGCACATCCACGCCGTTTGGGGCGGCGCACCCGCGGCGAGCGCGTGGCTGCTCTCGCGGCTCGACGGCCATGAATACAGTGGAGCGGGTCATGCCTATGACCTGTATCAGCACGGCGGCGACGGCTGGCTGCGCCAAAAACTCGCACCTGCACTTTGGATCCACACCTCGACCGACATGGGCCGACGCACGCTCTTGGAAAAGGGGCTGACCGACGGAAAAATTCACGTCATCCGCCGAGGGTTAACCACCCTGCCGCCGCTCAAAAGCCTGCGCTCCGAGCGCAGCAGTACCCCGTTGCGCTTGTTATGCGTGGCCCGGCTCGTGCCCAAAAAAGGCCTCGACCACCAGCTGCGTATCTACGCCGCGCTCAAGGCGGCGGGCGTGCCGTTTGAGGCGCGTATCGCCGGCGAAGGCCCGTTGCGCACCGCGCTTGAAAACCAGACCCGCGCCGCCGGTCTGACGGCGCAGGTGACGTTCCTCGGCCACCGACCGCAGGCGGATATCGCCGCGCAATTGGCATGGGCCGACGTTCTGCTCCACACCGGTGTGGTAGCGGCGGACGGCGACCGCGACGGGTTGCCCAACGTAATTCCCGAAGCGATGAGCGCCGGCGTGCTGGTGGTCACTTCACCGGCGGCGGCCACCACCGAAGCGATCACCGACGGACTAACCGGTCGCGTATGCCCGTTCGATGAACCGGCCCGCTGGGTGGAAGCGCTGAGCGCCTTACGACATGATGGCAATAACGCGAACGCGCGATCGGCGGCCCAGATGCAACTGGCCGCGCGCGCCTGGGTGGAAGCGAATTTCGATGCGCATAAAAACGCAGCGCGGCTGGCAGCGCTTTATCGGGAGCTCACGGCGGGGCACTGA
- a CDS encoding pyridoxal phosphate-dependent aminotransferase family protein encodes MAFPFFSKSKKPIAERARDDSATKLRLRYAPYYHAMEAQQGTTVRLQGRDMIMLASNDYLGLSFHPKVIEASRAALLKWGSSPTGARVSNGSRAYHLELEEKLAAFLGKEACHVHAAGYLSCLSGIAAFAQKGDVILADKNIHSCLWDGIRLSTATVERFSHNSAEDLRAVVTSLPPAVAKMMVIEGIYSMEGHIADLPGLLAIAKEFTCFNVLDDAHGFGVLGRQGRGTCDHFGLTADVDIICGSMSKALASTGGYVAGDRALIEYLRTHSKHTIFSASLSPSQTAAASAALDVLQSEPEHLERLWTNTRRYTAMLKNLGLDTWGSETPAVPVVIGDKQRAYAFWQALLEKNVFTVMSIAPAVPIGKDLIRTAISAGHSDEQIERIGEAFAYAKKKAL; translated from the coding sequence ATGGCCTTCCCTTTTTTCTCCAAGTCCAAAAAACCGATCGCTGAGCGCGCCCGTGACGATTCGGCCACGAAGCTGCGCCTGCGGTACGCGCCCTACTACCACGCCATGGAAGCCCAGCAGGGCACCACCGTGCGCCTTCAGGGCCGCGACATGATCATGTTGGCGAGTAACGACTACCTCGGGCTTTCCTTCCATCCGAAGGTCATCGAGGCGTCCCGCGCCGCCCTTCTCAAATGGGGCTCCAGCCCGACCGGTGCGCGCGTTTCCAACGGCTCACGTGCTTATCACCTCGAACTCGAGGAAAAACTCGCCGCGTTTTTGGGTAAAGAAGCCTGCCACGTTCACGCCGCCGGTTATTTGTCCTGCCTATCCGGCATCGCCGCCTTTGCCCAAAAAGGCGACGTCATCCTCGCCGACAAAAACATCCACTCCTGCCTGTGGGACGGCATCCGCCTGTCGACTGCCACCGTCGAGCGTTTTTCCCATAACAGCGCCGAAGACCTGCGCGCCGTAGTCACCAGTCTGCCTCCGGCAGTGGCCAAGATGATGGTCATCGAGGGCATTTACTCGATGGAAGGCCATATCGCCGACTTGCCCGGCCTGCTCGCGATTGCCAAGGAGTTCACCTGTTTTAACGTGCTCGACGACGCCCACGGTTTTGGCGTGCTTGGCCGGCAGGGGCGCGGGACCTGCGACCACTTCGGGCTCACCGCCGATGTTGATATCATCTGCGGCAGCATGTCCAAGGCCCTCGCAAGCACCGGCGGTTACGTGGCCGGCGATCGCGCGCTGATCGAGTACCTGCGCACGCACAGTAAACACACGATTTTCAGCGCCTCGCTCAGCCCGTCGCAAACCGCCGCCGCCTCGGCCGCCCTCGACGTGCTCCAATCCGAACCGGAGCACCTCGAACGCCTTTGGACCAACACCCGCCGTTACACGGCGATGTTAAAAAACCTTGGGTTGGACACCTGGGGCAGCGAAACGCCCGCCGTGCCCGTGGTGATCGGTGACAAGCAGCGCGCCTACGCCTTTTGGCAGGCGTTGCTGGAGAAAAACGTGTTCACCGTCATGTCGATCGCCCCCGCCGTACCGATCGGCAAAGACCTGATTCGCACTGCCATTTCCGCCGGTCACAGCGACGAACAGATCGAGCGCATCGGCGAGGCGTTTGCCTACGCCAAGAAAAAAGCGCTTTGA
- a CDS encoding ABC transporter ATP-binding protein — translation MSLLRVENLHRHLGEGDTRCHALRGVGFTIERGRTYAIAGHSGSGKSTLLYLIGLLDIPDEGRIWVGDRETSRLSDDERTAVRNEHMGFVFQFHFLLKEFTALENVMLPMRKLGRLPEEAMRAKASDLLAAVGLGDKTRRLGTQLSGGEQQRVAIARALANDPGLILADEPTGNLDHANADRVFALLSDIAHQRGQALLMVSHNPDLANRCDHVFRMQDGVILA, via the coding sequence ATGAGCCTGCTGCGCGTCGAAAACCTCCATCGCCACCTGGGCGAGGGCGACACCCGCTGCCACGCGCTGCGCGGAGTCGGCTTCACTATCGAGCGCGGGCGCACCTACGCCATCGCCGGCCATTCCGGCTCGGGCAAAAGTACGCTGCTTTACCTCATCGGCCTGCTCGACATCCCCGACGAGGGGCGAATCTGGGTGGGCGACCGCGAGACCAGTCGGCTGTCCGACGACGAGCGCACAGCCGTGCGTAATGAGCACATGGGCTTTGTTTTCCAGTTTCATTTTTTACTCAAGGAGTTCACCGCGCTGGAGAACGTCATGCTGCCGATGCGCAAACTTGGCCGCCTGCCCGAAGAAGCGATGCGAGCCAAGGCGTCGGACCTACTCGCCGCCGTCGGACTGGGTGACAAAACCCGGCGTCTGGGTACGCAGTTATCAGGCGGTGAACAGCAGCGCGTGGCCATTGCCCGTGCGTTGGCCAACGACCCCGGTTTGATTCTGGCCGATGAGCCCACGGGTAACTTGGACCACGCCAACGCCGACCGGGTGTTCGCGTTGCTCAGCGACATCGCCCACCAACGCGGCCAAGCGCTGCTGATGGTGTCGCACAACCCCGATTTGGCCAACCGCTGCGACCACGTTTTTCGTATGCAGGACGGCGTGATTCTGGCTTAG
- a CDS encoding glycosyltransferase family 4 protein has product MNDSGPHSVFVITHEFFPKRGGIATFTEEVARAGAALGHKIEVWAQSAAGHPEKPWPFTLRRLPLAGTHNLFCRLKLIVRLIRERRRLRYATVYLPEPGPMLALMALLPLRTFRPRRIVLTFHGSEILRFHADPVTRWLTRRLIRHAFRITTLTHYTKNLLCECFPEADAKTFLTPGALRDDFATVARTPAASAAAAASGKVVVLTVGRIHPRKGQLLALQALQALPPALAERVEYWVAGSANRGGYERTLRAAAARPGPSVRFFGNVAEEELERLYARADIFALTSIDYGHSVEGFGLVYLEASAHGLPVVAHRVGGVAEAVVDGETGLLVAPQHPAALTEAFRQLIEDPVLRSRMGVAGRSWARRTSWSRAAELLFYPGDELPDDPSDE; this is encoded by the coding sequence ATGAATGATTCAGGCCCGCACTCTGTGTTTGTCATCACACACGAGTTTTTTCCCAAGCGAGGGGGGATCGCGACGTTTACCGAGGAGGTCGCCCGGGCCGGCGCGGCACTGGGCCACAAAATCGAAGTTTGGGCCCAGAGCGCGGCAGGCCACCCCGAAAAGCCCTGGCCGTTCACCCTGCGTCGGCTGCCTCTGGCTGGCACCCACAACCTGTTCTGTCGCCTCAAGCTCATCGTGCGGCTCATCCGTGAGCGCCGCCGGTTGCGCTACGCCACGGTTTATTTGCCGGAACCAGGGCCGATGCTCGCCCTCATGGCACTGCTGCCCCTGCGCACCTTCCGCCCTCGCCGGATCGTGCTCACCTTCCACGGCTCGGAAATCCTGCGCTTCCACGCTGACCCGGTGACCCGCTGGCTCACGCGCCGCCTGATTCGGCACGCGTTTCGCATCACCACGCTCACGCATTACACCAAAAACTTGTTGTGTGAGTGCTTCCCAGAGGCTGATGCGAAAACCTTCCTGACTCCCGGCGCGTTGCGGGATGATTTCGCCACAGTCGCGCGAACACCGGCGGCGAGCGCGGCGGCTGCAGCATCAGGCAAAGTCGTGGTGTTAACAGTCGGGCGGATTCACCCGCGCAAGGGCCAGTTGCTCGCTTTGCAGGCCTTGCAAGCGCTGCCGCCCGCGCTTGCCGAGCGAGTGGAGTATTGGGTTGCGGGCAGTGCGAATAGGGGTGGCTACGAGCGGACCCTGCGCGCAGCGGCCGCCCGGCCTGGCCCGAGTGTGCGTTTTTTTGGCAACGTAGCGGAGGAGGAACTCGAGCGCCTCTATGCCCGCGCGGACATTTTTGCGCTCACCAGCATCGATTACGGTCACAGCGTGGAGGGGTTCGGACTCGTTTATCTGGAGGCCTCCGCCCACGGGCTGCCGGTGGTGGCGCACCGGGTCGGTGGTGTGGCAGAAGCGGTGGTGGACGGCGAAACAGGTTTGCTGGTCGCCCCGCAACACCCCGCGGCGCTCACCGAGGCGTTCCGCCAACTCATCGAAGATCCCGTGCTGCGCAGCCGCATGGGCGTGGCCGGTCGTAGCTGGGCCCGCCGCACCAGCTGGAGCCGCGCCGCCGAGCTGCTGTTTTATCCCGGTGACGAATTGCCCGACGACCCTAGCGACGAATGA
- a CDS encoding beta-ketoacyl-[acyl-carrier-protein] synthase family protein produces MPRIFITGLGFITSIGNSSAVVEQNLRELRHGFVCHPAFAADTIPVKVAAPVRDFKTDAEDPEDWTIPAPYSVKRDQLRSLSPNALYATCAMQQAITDAKLAPEDVSNDDTGLYAASAGSPGMLARQVNRMNQHGVMRCQPLGVVASIAGTVQFNLVAHFKIKGASTGFTSACAASAHAMGFAIDEIALGRQKRMFVVGAEDGNVETILPFAAMRALSLNPDPATASRPFDKRRDGFVGTGGATVLVLESEAEVLRRGVTPYAEVLGWGQASDGHNVAIPHPDGAGLISAMRKALAATGVTPADVDHINAHGTSTPMGDAAECKAVRTVFGEHAARVAMSSTKALTGHGLSLAGAMEAGFCALALKRGFIPGSAHISELDPACEGIKIPRTTLVEQPRIVLNNSSGFGGANVCVVLKQVA; encoded by the coding sequence ATGCCTCGTATCTTCATCACCGGATTAGGATTTATCACCAGCATCGGCAACAGCTCAGCAGTCGTTGAGCAAAACCTGCGCGAGCTGCGCCACGGGTTTGTCTGCCATCCGGCATTCGCCGCCGACACGATTCCGGTCAAAGTGGCCGCCCCGGTGCGCGACTTCAAAACCGACGCCGAAGACCCCGAGGACTGGACGATCCCCGCGCCGTATTCGGTAAAACGCGACCAATTGCGCAGTCTCAGCCCGAACGCGCTCTACGCGACCTGCGCGATGCAACAGGCCATCACCGACGCGAAACTCGCGCCCGAGGACGTCTCCAACGACGACACCGGCCTCTACGCCGCCTCGGCGGGTTCGCCCGGCATGCTGGCGCGCCAAGTTAACCGCATGAATCAACACGGGGTGATGCGCTGCCAGCCACTCGGTGTGGTGGCCAGCATCGCCGGCACGGTGCAATTCAACTTGGTCGCGCATTTTAAAATCAAGGGAGCGTCCACGGGCTTCACCTCGGCGTGCGCCGCTTCGGCCCACGCGATGGGTTTCGCCATCGATGAAATCGCGCTCGGCCGTCAGAAACGCATGTTCGTGGTCGGTGCCGAAGACGGCAACGTGGAGACGATCCTGCCGTTTGCGGCGATGCGCGCGCTGTCACTCAACCCCGACCCCGCCACGGCCTCGCGCCCCTTCGACAAGCGCCGCGACGGCTTCGTCGGCACCGGTGGCGCCACCGTACTCGTGCTCGAAAGCGAAGCGGAGGTTCTGCGCCGCGGCGTAACCCCGTACGCCGAAGTGCTCGGTTGGGGCCAGGCCTCCGACGGCCACAATGTCGCCATTCCTCACCCCGACGGCGCCGGCCTGATTTCCGCCATGCGCAAGGCGCTCGCTGCCACCGGAGTCACCCCGGCCGACGTGGATCACATCAACGCGCACGGCACCTCCACGCCGATGGGCGACGCAGCCGAGTGTAAAGCCGTTCGAACCGTATTTGGCGAACACGCCGCCCGCGTCGCCATGAGCAGCACCAAGGCGCTCACAGGACACGGCCTTTCGCTGGCTGGAGCGATGGAGGCGGGCTTCTGCGCCCTCGCGCTCAAGCGTGGATTCATCCCCGGTTCGGCGCACATCAGCGAACTCGATCCGGCCTGCGAAGGCATAAAAATCCCCCGCACCACGCTGGTCGAACAGCCGCGCATTGTGCTCAACAACAGCAGCGGATTTGGCGGGGCCAACGTCTGCGTCGTGCTCAAGCAGGTGGCTTAA
- a CDS encoding alginate lyase family protein, with amino-acid sequence MEPTCKSSAFRAALVALLLLAGPRLHAVAEDSAEAWAPILTVAGPAGDATLAEAEFALRDTFTLQGVQGVAARRADGGFDWDDKGPRDDPEWAWFFNRHAYFPLIWQAYARTHDERYPEFIFVTLDDWIVRHPAPGRFSFSAAWRPLEAARRIIDSWSLVYLKLGDHPQFTAERRARFLASVHAHGEQLRHHHALAGNHRITEMLALAQLSLVFKTDRDAGEWLSYSLAQLEQSYTDQVYPDGTHKELSAHYQRVVATIYQRLLTLLDAAGRHDLADTWRPRVRTLWAYLAAVMKPDHGNPLNNDSDQENVARLLRDNTPDLADPTLPVSHWMPYAGQAVFRSRDAHSDDTLWSFFDAGPRGTDHDHADRLHLSVSVGTRDFLVDNGRYTYAPGPWRDYFAGATGHNVVLFDGQGADQGPKAVGAPDSLGRFFRQGDLEIAYGDTSFSTAENARAGDWRRLVIHVRNQGWIVVDRIVAFQPATLSTLWHWEPVCDALPADSATGQIIRHGAGSLRLQVASSASGGDWQVVRGANHPVQGWSSDRFNFKTPASCTLFTQRVAKPATNVWLIVPNDEGPLAATLDVVFAPDGQLVIRARYAKADFELRLDPEQPEGTLSSRSRPRGMSGDVWP; translated from the coding sequence GTGGAACCGACGTGTAAGAGTTCGGCGTTCCGGGCTGCGCTGGTTGCCCTGCTGCTACTCGCCGGCCCCCGGCTACATGCAGTCGCCGAAGATTCCGCTGAGGCTTGGGCCCCGATTCTCACCGTGGCAGGTCCGGCTGGAGACGCCACGCTGGCTGAGGCCGAGTTCGCATTGCGCGACACCTTCACACTTCAAGGGGTGCAGGGCGTCGCTGCTCGACGCGCCGACGGCGGTTTTGACTGGGATGACAAAGGCCCCCGTGACGACCCCGAGTGGGCGTGGTTTTTTAACCGCCACGCTTATTTTCCCTTAATCTGGCAGGCGTATGCGCGTACCCACGACGAGCGTTACCCTGAGTTTATTTTTGTCACCCTCGATGATTGGATCGTGCGCCACCCCGCGCCGGGGCGTTTTTCCTTTTCCGCCGCTTGGCGCCCCCTGGAAGCGGCCCGCCGCATCATCGACAGCTGGTCGCTGGTTTACCTCAAGCTCGGCGACCACCCCCAGTTCACCGCCGAGCGTCGCGCCCGTTTCCTTGCTAGCGTTCACGCCCATGGCGAACAATTGCGCCACCACCACGCGCTCGCCGGCAACCACCGCATCACCGAAATGCTGGCGTTGGCCCAACTCAGCCTGGTTTTTAAAACAGACCGCGATGCTGGGGAATGGCTAAGTTACAGCCTGGCGCAGCTCGAGCAAAGCTACACTGACCAGGTTTACCCTGACGGTACGCACAAGGAGTTGTCCGCTCACTACCAACGCGTGGTGGCGACAATCTACCAGCGCCTGCTCACGTTGCTCGATGCCGCCGGGCGTCACGATCTCGCGGATACTTGGCGGCCGCGTGTACGCACGCTTTGGGCGTATTTGGCGGCGGTGATGAAGCCCGATCATGGCAACCCGCTCAACAACGACTCCGACCAGGAAAACGTGGCCCGCCTCCTGCGCGACAACACTCCCGACCTCGCCGATCCGACTCTCCCTGTTTCCCATTGGATGCCCTACGCGGGCCAGGCGGTTTTCCGCAGTCGAGATGCCCACAGTGACGATACGCTTTGGTCGTTCTTCGACGCCGGTCCACGCGGCACCGACCATGACCATGCCGACCGCCTGCACCTCTCAGTGTCGGTGGGCACCCGCGATTTCCTCGTGGACAACGGTCGCTACACCTACGCGCCCGGCCCGTGGCGTGACTACTTCGCAGGTGCGACCGGCCATAATGTTGTCCTGTTCGATGGCCAGGGCGCTGATCAGGGGCCGAAAGCCGTCGGTGCGCCCGATTCGCTCGGCCGGTTTTTCCGCCAAGGGGATCTTGAAATCGCGTACGGCGACACCTCTTTTTCTACTGCTGAAAATGCCCGTGCCGGCGACTGGCGGCGGCTGGTGATTCACGTGCGCAACCAGGGGTGGATCGTGGTGGACCGCATTGTTGCCTTCCAGCCCGCCACGCTGAGCACGCTCTGGCATTGGGAGCCAGTCTGTGACGCGCTTCCGGCCGATTCGGCCACGGGGCAGATTATTCGCCACGGTGCGGGCTCACTTCGACTCCAGGTTGCTTCCAGCGCTTCGGGCGGCGACTGGCAGGTGGTGCGCGGTGCCAATCATCCGGTGCAAGGCTGGTCGAGCGACCGGTTCAATTTCAAGACTCCGGCATCCTGCACACTGTTTACGCAACGGGTGGCCAAGCCCGCTACCAATGTCTGGCTCATCGTGCCGAACGACGAGGGGCCCTTGGCGGCAACGCTCGACGTCGTTTTTGCGCCGGACGGGCAGTTGGTAATTCGCGCTCGTTACGCCAAAGCGGACTTCGAGTTGCGGCTCGATCCGGAGCAGCCGGAGGGAACCTTGAGCTCACGCTCAAGGCCACGAGGTATGTCGGGTGACGTGTGGCCTTGA
- a CDS encoding 3-hydroxyacyl-ACP dehydratase: MPISAPFLFLDDARVSPTLATASYRITGQEFFLAGHFKGNPVMPASIMLEALGQLGVLHLLTGLPVDAGKVVGVATIFFASTDGVRCHRVCKPGDVLTLTLKPKRVKEPLAVYTGSIRVGQEKAISAEEITLTFGIVDAPPAPEPEATPAAEPISPPAPIAATAASTTPSPAA, translated from the coding sequence ATGCCGATTTCAGCACCGTTTCTATTTCTCGACGATGCCCGCGTCAGCCCGACCCTCGCCACCGCCAGTTACCGCATCACCGGCCAAGAGTTTTTCCTCGCCGGCCATTTCAAGGGCAACCCGGTTATGCCCGCCTCCATCATGCTGGAGGCGCTGGGCCAACTCGGCGTGCTGCACCTGCTCACCGGGCTGCCCGTGGACGCCGGCAAGGTCGTGGGCGTTGCCACCATTTTCTTCGCCTCAACCGACGGCGTGCGTTGCCACCGCGTCTGCAAACCCGGCGACGTGCTCACCCTGACGCTTAAGCCCAAACGCGTTAAAGAGCCGCTCGCCGTTTACACCGGCAGCATTCGCGTGGGCCAGGAAAAAGCCATCAGCGCCGAGGAAATCACCCTGACCTTCGGCATCGTCGACGCGCCTCCCGCTCCCGAGCCCGAAGCGACGCCCGCAGCTGAGCCAATTTCGCCCCCCGCACCGATTGCGGCAACCGCCGCATCGACGACTCCTTCGCCTGCGGCGTGA
- a CDS encoding transposase, which produces MAALVSPCRGTLTNLICLCGRAQQDWTADYRLYSRDRVKPAGLFRTVLHELEVNLPALTPLVAAIDDTLVRKTGVKIDGVGWKRDPLGPAFQTNLVRGQRYVQLSAAWPGSDGHARMIPVDFTHAPTPPKPGKKATTDEVQQYTEKKKQQRLNVVALARIQQLRQALPDTRKLVVAGDGSYTNAVVLKGLPAKTVYIGRIRRDAVLNALPGPPAATGRPPVYGAPVQTPEELRTDDTVAWQSVEAYAAGKKHTFKIKTLGPVLWRKAGATLPLQVMVIAPVGYRLRAGSKLLYRQPAFLVCTDPDMPVGDQLQYYLWRWVIEGNFRDEKTLIGTGQAQLRTAASNRNQPAATVAAYALLLIAALLFGDPAGQTPDPPPHLRPPKWRTHSSGASPATSSTGDLLRTLRSECWADQIAPESFSDFTSTDPPSTNSSKAPPFLAEALFRAA; this is translated from the coding sequence ATGGCGGCACTGGTTTCACCGTGCCGGGGGACTCTTACCAACCTGATTTGTCTGTGCGGGCGTGCCCAGCAGGACTGGACGGCCGACTACCGGTTGTATTCGCGTGACCGGGTGAAGCCGGCGGGGCTTTTCCGCACGGTCCTCCATGAGCTTGAGGTAAACCTGCCGGCGCTTACCCCGTTGGTGGCCGCCATCGATGACACCCTGGTACGCAAAACCGGGGTCAAGATCGACGGCGTCGGCTGGAAACGCGATCCGCTCGGCCCCGCGTTCCAAACCAACCTGGTGCGCGGCCAGCGCTATGTGCAACTCTCTGCGGCCTGGCCTGGTTCCGACGGACACGCCCGGATGATTCCGGTGGATTTCACCCACGCGCCGACGCCGCCAAAGCCGGGTAAAAAAGCCACTACCGACGAGGTTCAGCAGTACACGGAGAAGAAAAAACAGCAGCGGCTTAATGTCGTCGCGCTCGCCCGCATCCAGCAGCTTCGCCAGGCGCTGCCAGACACGCGCAAACTGGTGGTCGCCGGCGATGGCAGTTACACCAATGCGGTCGTACTCAAGGGCCTGCCCGCCAAGACCGTTTATATCGGCCGGATCCGCCGGGACGCCGTGCTCAACGCCCTGCCTGGACCACCCGCGGCCACCGGTCGCCCGCCGGTCTATGGCGCGCCGGTCCAGACCCCGGAAGAGCTGCGCACCGACGACACCGTGGCCTGGCAAAGCGTCGAGGCTTATGCGGCCGGAAAAAAGCACACCTTTAAAATCAAGACCCTCGGGCCGGTGCTGTGGCGTAAAGCCGGGGCGACGCTCCCGTTGCAAGTCATGGTGATCGCCCCGGTGGGCTACCGATTGCGCGCAGGCTCGAAGCTGCTCTATCGCCAGCCTGCCTTCTTGGTTTGCACCGACCCGGATATGCCCGTGGGTGACCAACTCCAGTATTACCTCTGGCGTTGGGTCATCGAGGGAAACTTCCGGGATGAGAAAACCCTGATCGGCACCGGCCAGGCACAACTGCGCACCGCCGCCTCCAACCGCAACCAACCCGCCGCCACCGTCGCCGCCTATGCGCTGTTGTTAATCGCCGCCCTGCTCTTCGGCGATCCTGCGGGGCAAACCCCTGATCCGCCGCCGCATCTTCGCCCGCCCAAATGGCGCACGCACTCTTCGGGCGCCTCGCCTGCGACCAGTTCCACGGGGGACCTCTTGCGCACCCTGCGCAGCGAATGCTGGGCCGACCAGATCGCCCCAGAGAGTTTCTCCGACTTCACGTCGACCGACCCTCCCTCCACGAACTCATCAAAAGCGCCACCCTTCTTGGCTGAAGCACTCTTCCGCGCTGCGTAA
- a CDS encoding glycosyltransferase family 2 protein, whose translation MTPANTHTDPPEVSIIMAVFNRLDLTQRCLVTLEQSLIGVNFEVLIVDDVSTDGTRDFLKTLGSLHRVFLNERKGNFAINNNLAAREARAERLLFLNNDTELAPGWYEPLREALAEKPDAGFIGNHQTNPTTRRYDHLGVVFAPWLTPTHYGQHFARVPAVLRTGVTPWSAVTAACCLTHRDTFWAAGGFDEAYVNGCEDIDLCLRMHRLGRRHYVANASVIVHHKGASPGRKRFNDVNLERFKAVWGDTIRREFVASDARLFAKTYLRKTLVYPWKSNLGKTWACLRILAGWPARRAPKVSPNR comes from the coding sequence GTGACACCTGCCAACACCCACACGGATCCGCCCGAGGTCAGTATTATCATGGCGGTTTTTAACCGACTCGACCTCACCCAGCGCTGCCTCGTCACGCTGGAGCAGTCGCTCATCGGCGTAAATTTTGAAGTCTTGATCGTGGACGACGTGAGCACCGACGGAACACGCGATTTCTTAAAAACCCTCGGTTCGCTGCATCGGGTTTTTCTAAACGAGCGGAAGGGCAATTTCGCGATCAACAACAACCTCGCGGCGCGGGAAGCTCGGGCGGAACGGCTGCTGTTTTTAAACAACGACACCGAACTCGCCCCCGGCTGGTATGAGCCGCTGCGGGAAGCGTTGGCGGAAAAACCCGACGCGGGGTTCATTGGCAACCACCAGACCAATCCAACGACCCGCCGCTACGATCACCTCGGCGTGGTCTTCGCACCGTGGCTAACGCCGACCCACTACGGGCAACATTTCGCGCGGGTTCCGGCCGTTCTGCGCACTGGTGTGACACCTTGGAGCGCGGTAACGGCGGCGTGTTGCCTGACGCACCGCGACACGTTTTGGGCGGCGGGCGGTTTTGACGAAGCCTACGTGAACGGCTGCGAAGACATCGATTTGTGCCTGCGCATGCACCGGCTCGGGCGACGTCACTATGTGGCCAACGCGAGCGTGATCGTGCACCACAAAGGCGCTTCGCCAGGGCGGAAGCGATTTAACGACGTCAATCTGGAGCGGTTCAAGGCGGTCTGGGGCGACACGATCCGGCGTGAGTTTGTGGCGAGCGACGCGCGGTTGTTCGCGAAAACCTACCTGCGCAAAACGTTGGTTTACCCGTGGAAATCCAATCTGGGTAAAACCTGGGCGTGCCTGCGGATTTTGGCGGGCTGGCCGGCCAGGCGCGCACCGAAAGTGTCACCTAATAGGTGA